AAATGGCCCCTCAGAGGAGCCACAAAAGCAGCCAAAGGAGATGTGACCCTTTAGCAAGCGGAGGGGCAAAGGGGAGAGCCcggagagaggagggaggtggTACTCTGGCTTGCTCTCTGCTTTGCCCCACTAAGTGGCTTTCTGGAGGCCACACAGTGATCATAAATGCAGACTAGTCGCTTGCCTACACCAGAGCCAATTGTAGCACTTGCTGACCGCTCAGAGCTCTTTAGATCTACTCCCAGAGTTGGGGTTGAGGCTCACTCCCAAATTGCAGGCCTGGTAGCCAGGTAATTGGAAGGAAACctggtttgtttttccttttttttgatttttgaggtcATTCCTACTAGTACTTGGGTACCATATGCGGTACCGGGAATCTAATCAGGGTTGGCCACagacaaaacaagcaccttaaccctgcgctgtctctccagcccaaaacctGGTTTATGTCTAAGTTGTGAGGCAGGTAAGCTTTAGGATCTGCTGGCTTCTTGCAGACTGGACCCCAAACAGATCAGATGATTTCTTGCAGCACTTGATGCACAGATCGTGGCTGCCAAATATAGGATCAAGGGATTGGCCTGTGGGGGTCTGAGGGACAGTCACCCCTCAGAAGAGCAGAATAGTCTCTGAGAGTGGCCCTAGGAACAGCACCCTGTTCCTGTCAGGACAGGGTGATGGacatttcagagagagagagagagagtatgtgtgAAGGTGAGTGTATTGTGTGTGAATGTATGGTTGCAAGTGAAAAATGTCTTAGCCAAGAGAGTGTGAGGGCAGCAGGGCGCACTTGTGTGCCCAGACCTGAGCTTCATGAGAGCTGTGAGCAGGGGTCTTACCCAGAGCTTGAAATGTGAAAAAGCAAGGACAACACGGGAACAGGGCAGCCTTTTCTGTGCAATGCTGTGCTGCaggcatgcgtgtgtgtgtgtgtgtgtgtgtgtgtgtgtgtgtgtgtgtgtgtgtgtggtgtgtatgcGCACATGTCAGGGGGCGTGCACACGTGCACGTAGGTGGTTTCCAGACACAGCTGACGGCTGGGCTTTGGCGGCCAACTCCAGGATGTTGGATTGCATCCTGGTTGTGTCACCCTTGGAAGAAGAGGCTGAATAAATACGCAGCCTTCTCTGCAAGCACAGCATGCCTTAAATTTTGGAGATTTTCAGTCTCGCCTAAAGAGAAAAACACTCTAGTCAGACCTTTCTGACTCTCGTTTGATTCGTGCTCTGCCAGGAGCAGGTGGAATGACCAGACAATGAAGCTCTGTATGAGGTGGGCAGATGCCCCTGAGCGGTTGCGGAAGATGTTTTGGGGGGTTATGAATGGCGATGTTGTGCAGCAGTCTGGGCATGGGGGTGGTGGTTTATTCCTCTACCCCCAGACTGTAGTCAACTTTAGGGGCTATGGAAGAGTTGGAAAAacagcgggggtgggggtgggggttggttaAAAGGACAACTAATAGTACAAGAGGGGAGCTGTGGCTGCCAAGTGAGGGCTGCAAATACTTCCAGGCTGGGCCTGAGTAGGAGCCCTGGAAAGGTGGATCCATTTCTGAAGCTCAGAGCTGAGACTGACTTTGAAGGAGCAACCAGATGTCATGCTGGGTGGGGAGCGACTTTGAAGGGCCTGGATAGGCAAGCACAGGGTTTTAGACCTGCCTTAGACATTCTCTGCTCCTTTTACCATGTAAGTAAGCTGCTTTTTTTAGGACCTCTTGGAAGATTCTGTTTGCATTTGCAGTCCAGGTTGGGGGTGGTGTCGAGCCTGAACTTGGGGCACACTTCCCTGGGAAAAAGGGTGAGGGCGAAAAGGTTGGCACTAAGAACAATGGCTCTGTTGAGTGGGGGGTTGTTGGAGTGGATATTTAGGACAGCCTCAGCTTGTTTGAGGGGCAGTAAAACTGCCCAGGGGAGCCCCACAGGTTAAGTGGGCCAGCTTACTCTCTTGCAAATCGTGGATGCAGGGCTAATGCCTGAGCTAGGGTAGGGACTAATTAGTGGTAGAGAGACGGTGAGATTGAGGGTCCAGGGGTTCTGGGTGGGGAGAACTGATGATGGTTGTTAGGCTGAGACTGCTGCAGAGAAGCCAGTGAGAAGTGTGtgctggggctgaagtgatagtacagtaggtagagtgtttgcttgtcttgcatgtggttgacccagctTCCATCCCTGttacctcatgtggtcccctgaacctgacagcagtaatccctgagtacagacacaggagtaaaccctgagtaccactcacTGTGGCCTCCCAccccaaaagagagagaagcgTATGCTGAGGTGGGATGCTAAGAGGTCCCTCAGGAGGATCTAGGTAGGGTTGAGCCTCTTTGCCTCCTCAGCGCATCCTTGTCTTGATTTATTTACAACCAATCCTAAAGCTGTAGGCAGGATGTGCAGTTTGAAAACCCAgggtctatctctgtctctcattcTTGCTTCTGGGAATCAAGGCAGTTAGGGGATCCTTCTGCCCAAATTTGGGGGGCATGCCCTTCAGAGGAGCTGATTCAGGGACTCTTCCCCTGGAAGGCAGCATTCAACCTTCCCTGGGGAGCCCAAGAAACCATTTCCACATttattattactcttttttttttagccacacctgtgttcagggcttagtcctggatctacactcaggaatcactcttattggggctcaagggaccacataggatggtagagattgaacccgggtctgctgcatgcaaaacatgccctacccactatgctatcactctggtgccCATCTCCACACTTTGGAGGGTGCTTTCCTGCTTGGGTTTTGGGGGCTTCCTTTTAGAGTCCCAGATCATTCCCCCATTCCCAGCAGTGTGCTTTCCTGCTATGGCCCTGTCTCCTTGTCCTCTGCCTAACTACCCTAGCAACCAGGACTGGGCCAAGATAATATGggggacatgtgtgtgtgtgtgtgtggggccaAGATAATATCGGGAACAAGGTGTGACCAGGAAGACCCTGAACTTGGCCTAATAggggaacacccccccccccaatcccatgGAGCACAAGTGTGAGGGTGTCAGGCTAGATCTGCTTCTGCTAAATTCAGGAGGAGAATCTGGGCATTTGGTTGAGGGACTACAAGAAAACATCTACCCTCCAATCTCAGTGTCTGAATATCTTAAGCTCCAGGGACCAGGTAGGACTCCTCAGGGCAAGGCAGGTGAACATTCTAGGGTAGCAGCTACAGGTCCTAGGGTTCCCGAGTCAGTGAGAGAAAGCTCAGACTGAGATACCCCAAATCAGTCCCAGCCCAGGTAAGTGCTGGGTGACAGGTCTCAGAACCTTGATCCTAATGCTGCTTCTGGAACTGACTGTGGGAGCAGTGTTCCTCCCTTGCTTCTCAGCCAAGCTGAGAATTCAGAACTGGGGGCTCAGTGTTCACCTTGCTCAGCCCAACCCCTTCCCCATGGACTTATCGACTTACCCCACTTCTCTCCCTGCAGAATGCAGAGCCTGAACCTCGGCCCCTCTCCCTGGGTGGCCATGTTGGCTTCGACAGTCTCCCAGACCAGCTGGTCAGCAAGGCAGTCACTCAGGGCTTCAGCTTCAACATCCTCTGTGTGGGTGAGTGCCAGAGGGGGTGATGTTGTCCCAGCCACTGGTCAGGCTGCCAAAGAGCTGCCCAGGCAGGCTCATTTTGGGGAAGTTGGGATGGGGTTTGGCTTAGGGTCTGCCAAGAGTCAAGGATGGCATCAAAGCCCTCTAGAGGCCCAGATGTTTTTTTGCCAGTGGAAGGAAAACAGGGCTATGTAGGTGAAAATGCTTCTTAAACTATTTCTCTGAGGTCTAGATTTATTGGATTATTTAACACCCCCactaagggaagaaaaaaaatcttttaaaaaagtcAACATTTACACCTTGTGGCCACTGGGTGGGGAGCTATAGCTCTGCCTGTAGCTCCAGCAAGTACCTGAGTCAACAGTCCTATAGGGCAGCGCCCCAAGACTCAACGTTCTTTCTTAAGAGCCCAGAGGGTTCTGCCCAGCCTCTGGCTGCTAAAGGGCAGTGGAAGCAAGAAATTTCCCATTGGGAAGCAAGAAGTCACACAACTGGACAACCCCCCACTGCTGCCTATCAAAGCTCCATGAAGGTGCGGCTGCCCAGTGCAGGGGTGCCAGTGCCAGAGATTCTGACCCTACTGGCCCATGGGCAGCCTGGGTTTGGGGGAGGGATGACTACAGATGTCCATGTGTGAGGTGCCTGGGTCATAGGTCAGTATCCAGGGGGCCTCTGTAGATACTTGGCTCTGTCCTCTGCCTGAGGGTTTTTGTGCCCCACAAAGAGCCACAGGGGCCAAATCAGACTTTTgggcttttctctgccatcccttCATTCCTAACATTAAGTGCCATTGAGACAAGATGACCCTGGGTCGAGGAAAGTGAGGACAGGAGAGGGAGCCTGCACCCCATCTAATGTGGCTCATAGCTACATGCTTTCTTCACTCACTGTCCAGGGGAGACGGGCATCGGCAAGTCCACCCTGATGAATACGCTCTTCAACACCACTTTTGAGACCGAGGAGGCCAGTCACCATGAGGAGTGTGTGCGTCTGCGGCCTCAGACCTATGACCTTCAGGAGAGCAATGTGCACCTCAAACTGACCATCGTGGACGCTgtgggctttggggaccagatCAACAAGGATGAGAGGCAAGAGGCAGGAAGGGGCCACCTGTCAGTGTGGGAGATCACAGGAGGCCTCTTGGAAAACTTTTGAGGGCCCTTTGAAGGGGAGCCAAGAGAAATGGACTGTGATGGTCTGGGGAGCCCCAGACAGAAATGATTTGCAtggaggggatgctgggaatggctTGCAGGGAACTGTGTGACCGCCTTGTGGGTGATGGAGCTTGTCTGTAGTTACAGGCCCATCGTCGACTACATCGACACGCAGTTTGAAAACTATCTGCAGGAAGAGCTGAAGATCCGCCGCTCGCTCTTCGACTACCATGACACGAGAATCCATGTATGCCTCTATTTCATCACTCCTACTGGCCACTCCCTCAAGTCCCTGGATCTGGTGACGATGAAGAAACTCGACAGCAAGGTAGACCAGTCCCTCGAGCCCCCTGGGTCTGGCCTGGATACCCTATCTTCCAGTTACATCATTTGATTCTTTTGGTGTTTGGCCAACACTCGGTGGAGTTCAGGGGCTTCTCCAATCTTGTGTTTGGGGAATCACTCTTGGATGCCCTTGGGGGATCATGCAGTGGTGGGTTTCACACCCAGTTttcttgaatgcaaagcatgttgagttatctctctggcccttaaccaTTCTTATTCTCAGTTGCTGTGTCTTACttgatttttccttccttttcttcagaTGCATCCCTACTGTTTCctataattcacacacacacacacacacacacacacacacacacacacacacacacatacacacacacacacacacacacaacactccTAAAGAGGAGTATCTCAGcccagaattatatttttatgaatctcagcccagaattatatttttatgagggGTGGGTGTTAACACAAGCAGTGAGCTAGGAGTAGCAGGGAGAATGTGGGGGCCCTGCAGTCACCTGTCAGCAGAAAGCACCTGTTCTTCCCCAATCCCAATTTGATTTTCACTGTGAAAATAGGCTTACCCAGATTTGGGTAAGGTCTGTTGaggtcttcattttattttaattctatgtaCAAATGTATCTATATTATGTTCTCTCATAAATATCAGAGTTGTATATTAGTGGTGTTCACAtataagaaaggataaaaaattaGGTTCTTATTACTTAGGTGAGCCTCCAAGGTTTTAAGAAAGTATCACTTCCCAGGatgtacattcttttctcttttatttttcttcctttttttttttttttttgttttgttttggtttttgggtcacacccagcagtgctcaggggttattcctggctctacactcagaaatcgctcctgaggaggctcgggggaccatatgggatgccaggatttgaaccaccatccctctgcatgcaaagcaaatgccctatatccatgctatctctccagccgcacATTCTTTTCTTTACATGTTTACTGATAACAGAATTTCAACAGAAAGCAGTCCTGAATTTTAAGATGGCCAATTTAAAATTAGCAACATATggaatgattttgtttgtttgttttgtttttgggtcacacccagcaatgctcaagggttactcctggctctacactcagaaatcactccgggcaggctcgggggaccatatgggatgccggggttcaaaccaccgtcctgcatgcaggcaaacgccttaccttcatgctatgtctctggccccatggaatgatttttttttaatgatatgacaaaaaaaaaaatgaatactttCTCAGAACAGTAAAAGGAAGAGCACTAGGGAGATGAGTGCCTCAAACAGGTATAGATAAAAATCCAGTGATATCAGAAAATATGATTTAGCTTTTATAAAGTCATACTGAACTGCTTGAAAAATAATCCCCAAAAACAAAGCATAGACTATCTAAATTATGAATTTCAAGGGTTATATCTTATTCTATGGAAAAGAAACaagtcaataaaattaaatggaaatttcTGACCAGGAACCACTCTCTATATATGGGTTTTATATACACTATTGTGGTTCCcaattgtactatttttctttttttttcttttttttatttatttatttttaataatatatttatttaaacatcctgattgcagacatgactgtagttgggtttcagtcataaaaagaacaccccctgggcccggagagatagcacagtggcgtttgccttgcaagcagccgatccaggaccaaaggtggttggttcaaatcccagtgtctcatatggtcccccgtgcctgccaggagctatttctgagcagacagccaggagtaacccctgagcaccgccaggtgtgacccaaaaaccaaaaaaaaaaaaaaaaaaaaaaaaaaagaacacccccttcaccagtgcaacgttcccaccaccaatacgctcatctccctcctccaacaCCCActttctgtatttgagacaggcattctacttctctcactcattaacattgtcatggtagttattagtgtattatttctctaactgcactctttgaGGTGAACTTCACCATATGTTGAGGTCTTATTGTGGCTACTGCTGGTGGCTTGTCTCACTGCTGGAATGCCCCATTATCCCCACAATCAGCTTAGATTCATTAGAATCATCCAGACACTTTGGGCTAGAGCTAGTTTGTCCTGGGAAAACTAATTTTGGGAGCTTGGggtgtgtgggggtgtgtgtgcaaGTCTTAAGCATGGAGTTGGTATTTTAAGCTGCCAGAGTTGCTGTGGCATTCATCTGGTATCTATCCTGTGGTATAACTGCTTCTGCTTCCCTGCTCAGGGATGTGTCCCATCCAGGGTCCTGTTCCAATGAGGGACACTGACCTGCTGCCCCTCTTTCCTGATCTGCAGGTGAACATCATCCCCATCATTGCCAAAGCTGACACCATTTCCAAGAGTGAGCTCCATAAGTTCAAGATCAAGATCATGGGCGAGTTGGTCAGCAATGGGGTTCAGATCTACCAGTTCCCCACTGACGACGAAGCTGTGGCAGAGATCAACGCAGTCATGAATGTGAGCACAGACTAGGTGCCACGGGGCATCGATTGCCCTCACTTGAACTGGGATGGGTGGACATCTGGGACAGGCTCTGTCCCCTAAACAGGGCCTGGGGAAATGGGTGCTGGACTCGGCCTAGGTCTTCACAGATTTACGTTTTATATGCTGTGGGCTCAGCGCAGACTACCTGAATCCTGTAGGAGTCTGGAACTTGGACATGAGCCAGGCCCACAGTGCTTCTGAGAGAGCATCTCATAGTGTCTGAGGAGCCAGGAATTGACAAAGCACTCCAGAGcagggctttttttgggggggtggaaggaaggaaggaaggggccacgcctggtaatgttcaagagttactcctggctctgcactcatgaatggGAGcactactcctggcttgagggaccattttggatgccggggattaaacctgggtcatctgcttgcaaggctaatgccctgctgctgtgttcTCACTCTGGCCTGCTAGAATGGGGCTTCTTAAGCGTTTTCATTTGCAACCCTAATTCATCTGAGGAATAGTTTGTTGAAGTGGAGCGAGAATGGGGGTCACAATCAATGGTGCTTATtctcagcagcacttaggggaaTCCTATGTAATGAGAGGTTTGAAATAGAATCCACtaaatgcaaggaaagtgctttacctgatgtaatatctctttggctttacttaagaaaaaataaatttaacttttgGGCTACTTTTGATGGCATAATCCTGGCTCTCAtctcagagaccactcctagtggactcaggaccatatgggatgctgggagtcccTGGCCCCTGTATGAGAAGTTTTTATGTAACCCTGGGTATATAGGTATATAATTGAATTATAtggatcaaacttttttttttttttttttttttgtttttgggtcacacccagcagcactcaggggttactcctggctcattgctcagaaattgctcctggcaggtttgggggaacatatgccaggattcgaaccaccatctttctgcatgctagacaaatgccttacctccatgctatctctctggcccggatcAAACTTTTATCAAGAATAAATCATAAGTAAATCGATTAAAAGTATGTTTAggccaagagaaagagagactacAGTtgctaaggtgcttgcattgcgtgcatctgacccaggttcgctCTCTGGTACTGTATATGGTCCTTCATGCCCCATCAAGAATAATAcctgcgcacagagccaggagtaagccctgagcatggccagctgTAGTGCACAAATctcctttcaaaatatatttttcaggtTATCTCTATATGGGATCTTGCCCTATCGAAGACCCTGGGCCTTAGAGCTGCAGGAAGGGGGATGTGGGCCTCACTTTTCTCTCTTACTTAAAGGTTTCTGGATATTCACCAAAAGAGAATTAACCTTGTTCGGTTGTGGGCATCTTCTACAAGGGGGACCCTGCTTGTGTCACTCTGGGCTCACATGTGATGGTCCCTTTGCAGGCCCACCTGCCCTTTGCCGTAGTAGGCAGCACCGAGGAGGTGAAGGTGGGAAACAAGTTGGTCCGAGCACGGCAGTACCCTTGGGGAGTGGTGCAGGGTGAGTGTGGTGGGGGCCTCGAACTGGATCCCAACTCTGTGCCCTGTCCTGATGCCTGGAGCCCCATTCTACTGTCTgcttcccctctcccccattgCCTCCCTTGCTTGGGGAACCTGTCGTGAGCTCTCTGGCTATTGTCCCAAACCCTGTCCTACCTGTGCTCACCTCATGCCCTTCAGCCCCACCCTCATGCCCTCTGCTTCTAGTGGAAAATGAGAATCACTGTGACTTCGTGAAGCTGCGGGAGATGCTGATCCGTGTGAACATGGAGGACCTCCGGGAGCAGACCCATAGCCGCCACTATGAGCTCTACCGGCGCTGCAAGCTGGAGGAGATGGGCTTTCAGGACAGTGACGGCGACAGCCAGCCCTTCAGGTGACAAACCGAGCAGGAAACCAGCCCTCCTCCATGGTCACCACTCTGCTAACTGCACTAGCTTTGGGTTGGGGCTTGTATTCCAGAAAAGGAACCGCCCTGCTGTCTCCTGCCATTACCCCATCCCTGAtcgctttttgtttgtttgtttgttttttgttttttgggtcatagccagcagagttcaggagttactcctggctctgcacttagaaatcacccttggcagggccggagagatagcatagaggtaaggtgtttgcctttcatgcagagggtcagtggttcgaatcttggcatcccatatggtcccctgagcctgccaggagcgatttctgagtgccaggagtaacccctgagtgctgccgggtgtgacccaaaagccccccccccccaaaaaaaaaaagaaatcacccttggcaagctccagggaccatatggatgccaggaatcgaactactGACAGTCCTAGGTcggccgcgtacaaggcaaacactctaccattgtgctatctttccatcccCCTGACCTCTTTTTTTCTGCCTCTCTGCAGCCTACAGGAGACCTATGAGACCAAGAGGAAGGAGTTCCTGAGTGAGCtgcagaggaaggaggaagaaatgagGCAGATGTTTGTCAATAAAGTGAAGGAGACCGAGCTGGAGttgaaggagaaggagagggaggtgAGTGCAGGGGCAGGGGTAGTCAGGTTCACTGAGGGAGAGGACAGGCCCCTCCCCTGCCCACACACAGTCTGGCCCCCTCACCTTCTGTTCCCAGCTCCATGAGAAGTTTGAGCACCTCAAGAAGATCCACCAGGAGGAGAAGCGCAAGGTGGAGGAAAAGCGACGTGAGCTGGAGGAGGAAAGCAGCACCTTCACCCGCAGGAAGGCCGCCGTGGAGGCGCTGCAGAACCAGGCCTTGCATGCCACCTCTCAGCAGCCACTGAGGAAGGACAAGGACCGGAAGAAGTAGGTGGTGGTCCCTGCCCCGCACTGTGCTGTGCTCCCTCCTGGTGCCCGGTCTCGCTCGCTCCCGGCAGCTTTGTCCACTTTGGGTCTTTCTCTGCTCTCTCTTTCCCACTCCAGCTCACTCTCTCCTGCTCCTCTGCCACTTGCATCTGTTCTCACTTGCTCTCTTCTTACTTTTGTGCcttctctctttgctttttcctttACTCGTGATCTACAGACCATtcttgatttgggtgttttctcatGCACAGGtggtctctctccctccttctctctggagagagagagaaagagagagagagagacagagacagagagagacagagacagagagagagagagtatgtgtgtgagagagtgtgtgtgtgtgtgtgtgtgtgtgtgtgtgtgtgtgtgtgtgtgtgagagagagagagagagagagagagagtatgtgtgtgtctgtgtgtgtacaaGGCCTTGTCCCAAGAGGGTACAAGGATCTCAGGAAGGTCTTTCAGCTGAGAGAGCTGTGGGGACAGGACTGTCAGCATTTCCAGACTGGGTCTCTAAGCATGTGTGCGAGGTGGATGCTAGGGTAGCCAGGGCATATTCCCCTCAATCTCAGAGAGCACTGAGCAGGTTGGCATGGACTCACTCTGTGATCACTACTTAGCCAAGGATAGGCAGCAGTTCCATGAGAGCGCTTGGGCCTGCTGCAGAAAGGGGTTGGGATTACTTTAAAGGATTGTGCCCTTTGAGGATAGAGAAATTGGGGATGGGGGAAGAAGGGGTCCCAATCTTCACAGTGCAGGCAGGAGTGACTGAGTCAATTCTGTCTTCTCTGTTTGTTTTCATACTGTGGCCTCAGTCTCTGGCTAGTGGAGCTCTCCTGCTTCAACTCTGCATGGGGATCTTGTCCTGTCTCCTACCTCCAGCTTGTGGCAGGTGCTACCTACTCTTGCCAGCCTACAGCAGCACAGCACGCACTCATTTTTAGGCACCATGGAATCCCATTTCCTCTTGGAACATTCAGGAAAATGTGTGTCTGGGGCCTTCGTTTTTTGGCAGTGAAGTCCCGTggcttgggtcacaccaagtAGCTAGACGTAGCCCTGAGATTCTACTTCTGGCATTTGTACCCTCTCCACACCGCAAGATTCCTTTCCCTGACATGCACACCCCTGCATGTTTGCCATCATACTTTTTCTCCTGTACCTCATGGAGGCAGGTTCAGGCATGTGTCTCCCAAAGACACTGTCCACTAGACACACAGGCATGGGTATCACAGAGGAAAAGAAGCTTAAAGGGAAGCTTTGGTGGGGTTAGGGAGTAGAACCACATTATCCCTGAGGGCACTGCTGGGCCATCTGAGCCTGCCTGTGCCCTGCAGGGGCCTCAGTCACTTATGTTTTCCCTCGGCTTAGCTTTGCATCTAGCACTGTGGTCCCTTGTTCAGCTTTGAGCCTGGTAAGCAAGTGTGGATACAGTGGAATGGGAATCTGTGTGGGTTTTGAGTCAGTGACTCAGAGCTCCCCTTTCTCCTAAGTGATGCCATATAGGATTGTGACCCAGATGAGGCCACCCAAAACCTCTCTGTCCTGCTCCCTCCCCACTTAGCCATGGTAACTTGTTAATGAAAGACAGATAAAGCAACTAGGAAGTTAGCTCTGGAGAAGCGTTCAGTATCAGAGCTGAGCATGGTGGCCAGGCTGTGAGATGACTGCAAGGATTGGAGTGCAGCTCTGGGGATCTGGGGGAATCAGGGGTTTGGCCCTTCTTGGGACATGGGGCTTTTCTGTTCGCTGGACATGCCAGAAAGCATCAGTTGGTTTGGCCTCTGAGAGAGCAAGATTTCCCAAGTTCACTGTGGGGAGCCTGATAAATGGGGGGAACTGGGTTTTCCCGCCATGGAGAAAGGAGTGATCCATGCATTTTGGGATGCGGGATTTGTTTCTCATGACCATTTTGGGTTTGTATTTTATTCCTCAGATTTGAATCTGCTCCTGCAAAATTACTTTCCAATTAGCTCTTGACCTGGGTTGCTCCACACTGAAGTGAATTCTCTGCTTTGCTCATTAGAGTGCCAAACTGATTGATCTTTCCCAGTGTCTGATCCTGTCTTTTGCTTCTCTTTGGTTTGGTTGTCTGCATATCTTTTAAcgtgtttggtttttgttctgtttgtttcatttttatttttcagttaacgCACGCACAGACTTACATGTCAAGAGCGGACTTTTAGACTTTCATGTTAAGTTGCTTGAGTTCCACCTTGCGACCCTTCTCCCATAGTATGGTGTGAGGACGAACGGAAGTCTGTGGGAGCCGGTACAGACTCCGTGTTTACAGCCTTGCTTTGGCCCCAATCCCCgaccccctttcccttccccttccccagaCTGCAAGCCTGGGACCACCCCCTCTATGCAAACTCGGTCAGAGCCCTGAATGCTGGAATCCCAAACtgatgagatttatttttttcagagccAGTGGCTGGCCTTCCATTTACAGTGTCACTCTCCCCTGATGGAACCATTTCGTGCCACTAGAGAGGTACCTGCCGGTTCAGCGAGGGGCCCTCCACAGAGAGGCCTAAGAACCCCAGGACTGTGCTGCAGAACAGGCCAATTCCCCCTCGTATTAATTTTTCTAACCTAGAGCTTTATTgcaataatatcttttaaaacacttctaaatattttttattttggcacaGTAAATACAAAATAACATTCTCTCCCATTATTTTCTTAAGTAACAGAGATTccctgatttttaaaaactaaaaagttcCCTCAGCCTTTCTTATGTAAAAAGTCTCCCTCCGTTGCCAGGGAGAGATGGCAATAAATGTCcagtgatggcagtgtttgaaaatttctttccCAGTGACAGTGGAACATCACTAAGATCACAGTGTTTCTCCTACGAATGTAAATGGAACAGCAGTCCCAGCGCCATTTTCTGTGCTCACTCCCACGGTGCTGCATGTCAACACAGAACCATCTCCGCGCGTGTGCgcacgtgtgtgtatgtgtgtgtgtgtgtctgttaaATGTTCGACTCCAACTAAGACCCCCCTTCCCAAACCAATCCTGCATATTCAAAATGCAAAGAGTACTCAGCTATGAA
This window of the Suncus etruscus isolate mSunEtr1 chromosome 14, mSunEtr1.pri.cur, whole genome shotgun sequence genome carries:
- the SEPTIN8 gene encoding septin-8 isoform X1 codes for the protein MAATELERFPNAEPEPRPLSLGGHVGFDSLPDQLVSKAVTQGFSFNILCVGETGIGKSTLMNTLFNTTFETEEASHHEECVRLRPQTYDLQESNVHLKLTIVDAVGFGDQINKDESYRPIVDYIDTQFENYLQEELKIRRSLFDYHDTRIHVCLYFITPTGHSLKSLDLVTMKKLDSKVNIIPIIAKADTISKSELHKFKIKIMGELVSNGVQIYQFPTDDEAVAEINAVMNAHLPFAVVGSTEEVKVGNKLVRARQYPWGVVQVENENHCDFVKLREMLIRVNMEDLREQTHSRHYELYRRCKLEEMGFQDSDGDSQPFSLQETYETKRKEFLSELQRKEEEMRQMFVNKVKETELELKEKERELHEKFEHLKKIHQEEKRKVEEKRRELEEESSTFTRRKAAVEALQNQALHATSQQPLRKDKDRKNRSDIGAQQSGMSLSNSKVMMTKANVEPLNCSSWWPTMQCCSCLVRDATWREGFL
- the SEPTIN8 gene encoding septin-8 isoform X2; translated protein: MAATELERFPNAEPEPRPLSLGGHVGFDSLPDQLVSKAVTQGFSFNILCVGETGIGKSTLMNTLFNTTFETEEASHHEECVRLRPQTYDLQESNVHLKLTIVDAVGFGDQINKDESYRPIVDYIDTQFENYLQEELKIRRSLFDYHDTRIHVCLYFITPTGHSLKSLDLVTMKKLDSKVNIIPIIAKADTISKSELHKFKIKIMGELVSNGVQIYQFPTDDEAVAEINAVMNAHLPFAVVGSTEEVKVGNKLVRARQYPWGVVQVENENHCDFVKLREMLIRVNMEDLREQTHSRHYELYRRCKLEEMGFQDSDGDSQPFSLQETYETKRKEFLSELQRKEEEMRQMFVNKVKETELELKEKERELHEKFEHLKKIHQEEKRKVEEKRRELEEESSTFTRRKAAVEALQNQALHATSQQPLRKDKDRKKSDIGAQQSGMSLSNSKVMMTKANVEPLNCSSWWPTMQCCSCLVRDATWREGFL
- the SEPTIN8 gene encoding septin-8 isoform X3, which produces MAATELERFPNAEPEPRPLSLGGHVGFDSLPDQLVSKAVTQGFSFNILCVGETGIGKSTLMNTLFNTTFETEEASHHEECVRLRPQTYDLQESNVHLKLTIVDAVGFGDQINKDESYRPIVDYIDTQFENYLQEELKIRRSLFDYHDTRIHVCLYFITPTGHSLKSLDLVTMKKLDSKVNIIPIIAKADTISKSELHKFKIKIMGELVSNGVQIYQFPTDDEAVAEINAVMNAHLPFAVVGSTEEVKVGNKLVRARQYPWGVVQVENENHCDFVKLREMLIRVNMEDLREQTHSRHYELYRRCKLEEMGFQDSDGDSQPFSLQETYETKRKEFLSELQRKEEEMRQMFVNKVKETELELKEKERELHEKFEHLKKIHQEEKRKVEEKRRELEEESSTFTRRKAAVEALQNQALHATSQQPLRKDKDRKKASGWPSIYSVTLP
- the SEPTIN8 gene encoding septin-8 isoform X4 — translated: MAATELERFPNAEPEPRPLSLGGHVGFDSLPDQLVSKAVTQGFSFNILCVGETGIGKSTLMNTLFNTTFETEEASHHEECVRLRPQTYDLQESNVHLKLTIVDAVGFGDQINKDESYRPIVDYIDTQFENYLQEELKIRRSLFDYHDTRIHVCLYFITPTGHSLKSLDLVTMKKLDSKVNIIPIIAKADTISKSELHKFKIKIMGELVSNGVQIYQFPTDDEAVAEINAVMNAHLPFAVVGSTEEVKVGNKLVRARQYPWGVVQVENENHCDFVKLREMLIRVNMEDLREQTHSRHYELYRRCKLEEMGFQDSDGDSQPFSLQETYETKRKEFLSELQRKEEEMRQMFVNKVKETELELKEKERELHEKFEHLKKIHQEEKRKVEEKRRELEEESSTFTRRKAAVEALQNQALHATSQQPLRKDKDRKN